The Flavobacterium praedii genome window below encodes:
- a CDS encoding alpha/beta hydrolase family protein, producing MNITFFSTLLLWLSFITLPETVFCQSADFTIQDVKFESQGVTLKGSILTPKKPFAAVVIVHGSDPVKREMDFAIRLAKEGIAVLTYDKRGVGESGGVYVGPSVGTNNIDTTNLNLLSHDANSAVNTFRTYLKDKKTPIGLVGFSQAGWIIPIAASKNPQIEFMVLFSCPTITTLEQLRFQFYTNGNNDFWKNHTESDAREHTKNDPDRYQFVATDPKNSLNTLSIPGLWLFGEKDIQIPVQLCMEQLNTLKAQGKPFEYTLFSKLGHNTSSDNDRTPVDISIQWIKQKTLNIKKSKASK from the coding sequence ATGAACATTACCTTTTTTTCTACCTTATTGCTTTGGTTATCATTCATAACTTTACCAGAAACTGTATTTTGTCAATCGGCCGACTTTACCATTCAAGATGTAAAATTTGAAAGTCAGGGCGTCACGCTGAAAGGGTCCATTTTAACGCCTAAAAAACCGTTTGCAGCAGTTGTAATTGTTCACGGGTCTGATCCTGTAAAAAGAGAAATGGACTTTGCAATACGTCTTGCCAAAGAAGGTATTGCTGTATTGACCTATGATAAACGTGGAGTTGGAGAATCTGGTGGTGTGTATGTAGGACCATCTGTTGGTACGAATAATATTGACACTACGAATCTTAATTTATTATCTCACGATGCAAATTCAGCAGTAAATACATTTCGAACCTATTTGAAAGATAAAAAAACACCAATTGGATTAGTGGGCTTCAGTCAAGCAGGATGGATAATCCCAATTGCTGCAAGCAAAAATCCACAAATAGAATTTATGGTTTTATTTAGTTGCCCTACAATTACAACTCTAGAACAACTTCGATTTCAGTTTTATACGAATGGCAACAATGATTTTTGGAAAAATCACACAGAATCAGATGCTCGTGAACATACTAAAAATGACCCAGACAGGTATCAATTCGTAGCAACTGACCCAAAAAATTCTCTGAATACCCTTTCAATTCCAGGGCTTTGGCTTTTTGGCGAAAAAGACATACAGATTCCAGTACAGTTGTGTATGGAGCAATTAAACACATTGAAAGCTCAAGGCAAACCTTTCGAATATACTTTGTTTTCTAAATTAGGACACAATACTTCTTCTGACAATGATAGAACACCTGTTGATATTTCAATTCAATGGATAAAGCAGAAAACATTGAACATTAAGAAGTCTAAAGCATCAAAATAA
- a CDS encoding rhodanese-like domain-containing protein, giving the protein MTLENIIKEKKGTIVDVRTHEEFMGGHVADSINIPLGEIQNRLEEIQNLKAPLVLCCASGNRSGQAQHYLSQKGIDCYNGGSWLDVNYYQSK; this is encoded by the coding sequence ATGACACTAGAAAATATAATCAAAGAAAAAAAAGGCACTATCGTAGATGTGCGAACTCATGAAGAATTTATGGGAGGCCATGTTGCTGATTCCATCAATATTCCTTTGGGCGAAATTCAAAACCGATTGGAAGAAATTCAAAACCTAAAAGCTCCTCTTGTACTTTGTTGCGCTTCTGGAAACCGTAGCGGACAAGCACAACATTATCTATCCCAAAAAGGAATTGACTGTTATAATGGCGGTTCGTGGTTAGACGTAAACTATTATCAATCCAAATAA
- a CDS encoding Fic family protein: protein MKPPYDITLKILKLISSISEKIGEVNANYLNKQSPQLRKQNRIKTIHSSLQIEGNTLTEEQITALIENKRVIGPKKDVLEVLNAIMVYDKLEEYKFSSDKNFLKAHLELMNGLIESAGKYRKQGVGIVKGTKVEHIAPPHENVPHLMKDLFKYLKDSDELTLIKSCVFHYEMEFIHPFLDGNGRMGRLWQTLILMSEYPIFEFLPFETLISQTQDDYYKSLSLSDKSGKSTYFIEYMLDVIDKSLGSLLNYNNRILKDLDRLEYFLKLGIKEFTRKDYMNIFKDLSSATASRDLKKGIELNMLESVGNLNKTKYIVK, encoded by the coding sequence ATGAAACCGCCATACGACATAACGCTTAAAATTTTAAAATTGATAAGTTCTATTTCCGAAAAAATTGGAGAAGTAAATGCTAATTATCTAAATAAGCAATCGCCACAACTTCGTAAACAAAATAGAATCAAAACTATACACTCATCTTTACAGATTGAAGGTAATACATTAACCGAGGAACAAATTACTGCATTGATTGAAAACAAAAGAGTAATTGGTCCAAAAAAAGATGTCTTAGAAGTATTAAATGCAATTATGGTTTATGACAAACTTGAAGAATATAAGTTTTCATCTGATAAAAACTTTTTAAAAGCACATCTTGAGTTAATGAATGGTCTAATTGAGAGTGCAGGAAAATATAGAAAACAAGGTGTGGGAATAGTTAAAGGAACAAAAGTAGAACACATTGCCCCTCCTCATGAAAATGTTCCGCATCTAATGAAAGACTTATTTAAATATCTTAAAGACTCTGATGAATTGACATTAATAAAAAGTTGTGTTTTTCATTATGAAATGGAATTCATACATCCTTTTTTAGATGGCAATGGAAGAATGGGAAGATTATGGCAAACTTTAATTTTAATGTCTGAATATCCAATTTTTGAGTTTTTGCCATTTGAAACATTAATTAGCCAAACCCAAGATGATTATTATAAATCTTTGTCGTTAAGTGATAAATCAGGAAAATCAACATATTTTATAGAATACATGCTTGATGTAATTGATAAATCTTTAGGCAGTTTACTTAATTACAATAATAGAATTTTAAAAGACTTAGACAGATTAGAATACTTTCTAAAACTTGGCATAAAAGAATTTACTAGAAAAGATTATATGAATATTTTCAAAGACCTTTCTTCTGCAACTGCGAGTAGAGATTTGAAAAAGGGAATCGAATTAAACATGTTGGAAAGTGTTGGAAATCTGAACAAAACGAAATACATTGTGAAATAA
- a CDS encoding transketolase, translated as MKPNTQQLNDLTIQVRRDILRMVHAVNSGHPGGSLGCAEFLVTLYQNLMDRKEGFDMDGIGEDVFFLSNGHISPVFYSVLARSGYFPVSELATFRLINTRLQGHPTTHDSLPGVRIASGSLGQGLSVAIGAAQAKKLNGDNHIVYTLHGDGELQEGQNWEAIMYASAKKVDNVIATIDLNGKQIDGTTDEVLCMGSLKAKFEAFDWDVLEIKEGNNIEAIIAGMTEAKSRTGKGKPVCVLLHTEMGNGVDFMMYSHAWHGKAPNDAQLENALGQNTSILADY; from the coding sequence ATGAAGCCTAACACACAACAATTAAACGATTTAACTATCCAAGTAAGAAGAGATATTCTTCGAATGGTTCATGCTGTCAATTCAGGTCACCCAGGAGGTTCTCTAGGATGTGCAGAATTTCTTGTAACCTTGTACCAAAATCTAATGGATCGTAAAGAAGGATTTGACATGGACGGTATTGGAGAAGATGTTTTCTTCCTTTCAAACGGACATATTTCGCCTGTATTTTACAGCGTTTTGGCAAGAAGCGGTTATTTTCCAGTATCGGAATTAGCGACTTTCCGATTGATCAACACTAGATTACAAGGACACCCAACTACCCATGACAGTTTACCTGGAGTACGTATTGCATCTGGTTCATTGGGACAAGGATTATCTGTAGCAATTGGTGCGGCTCAAGCAAAAAAACTAAACGGTGACAATCATATCGTTTATACACTTCACGGTGATGGTGAACTACAAGAAGGTCAAAACTGGGAAGCCATCATGTATGCTTCTGCAAAGAAAGTAGACAATGTAATTGCGACTATCGACCTTAACGGAAAACAAATTGACGGAACTACAGATGAAGTTTTGTGTATGGGAAGCCTAAAAGCTAAATTTGAAGCATTTGATTGGGACGTTCTTGAAATAAAAGAAGGAAACAACATCGAGGCTATTATTGCCGGAATGACAGAGGCTAAATCTAGAACAGGAAAAGGAAAACCAGTTTGTGTATTATTGCATACTGAAATGGGTAATGGAGTAGATTTTATGATGTACAGTCATGCTTGGCACGGAAAAGCGCCTAATGATGCACAACTAGAAAATGCTTTGGGTCAAAACACATCCATTTTAGCAGATTATTAA
- a CDS encoding transketolase family protein, which translates to MKKYTNTGSKDTRSGFGAGMTELGQKNENVVALCADLIGSLKFDDFKKNHPERFFQIGIAEANMIGIAAGLTIGGKIPFTGTFANFSTGRVYDQIRQSVAYSDKNVKICASHAGLTLGEDGATHQILEDIGLMKMLPGMTVINTCDYNQTKAATLALADHHGPAYLRFGRPVVPNFMPADEPFVIGKAILLSEGTDVTIVATGHLVWEALIAAEALEAKGISAEVINIHTIKPLDEEAILKSLAKTKCIVTAEEHNILGGLGESVSRVLTLNQPAPQEFVAVNDSFGESGTPEQLMEKYKLNNQAIVEAVERVIKRK; encoded by the coding sequence ATGAAAAAATATACAAATACAGGAAGTAAAGATACGCGTTCGGGTTTTGGAGCGGGAATGACCGAATTGGGTCAAAAGAATGAAAATGTTGTGGCTCTTTGTGCCGATTTAATTGGATCATTAAAATTTGATGATTTTAAAAAAAATCACCCAGAGCGTTTTTTCCAAATTGGAATTGCAGAAGCAAACATGATTGGAATTGCAGCTGGATTAACCATTGGAGGAAAAATTCCATTTACTGGAACTTTTGCTAACTTTTCTACAGGAAGAGTTTACGATCAAATTCGCCAATCAGTAGCCTATTCAGATAAAAATGTGAAAATCTGCGCTTCTCACGCAGGATTAACTCTTGGAGAAGACGGAGCTACTCACCAAATATTGGAAGATATCGGATTAATGAAAATGTTACCTGGAATGACCGTAATCAACACTTGTGATTACAATCAGACTAAAGCAGCTACATTAGCTCTTGCAGATCATCATGGACCAGCCTATTTGCGTTTTGGGCGTCCAGTTGTGCCTAACTTTATGCCAGCTGATGAACCATTCGTAATTGGAAAAGCAATTCTTTTGAGCGAAGGTACAGATGTAACAATCGTTGCTACTGGACATTTGGTTTGGGAAGCTCTTATTGCCGCTGAAGCTTTGGAAGCAAAAGGAATTTCTGCCGAAGTAATCAACATTCACACCATTAAACCACTAGATGAAGAAGCGATTCTAAAATCATTGGCAAAAACCAAATGTATCGTTACTGCCGAAGAGCATAACATTCTTGGAGGTCTTGGAGAAAGTGTTTCTAGAGTATTGACATTAAACCAACCAGCTCCACAAGAATTTGTAGCTGTTAATGATAGCTTTGGAGAATCTGGAACTCCAGAACAATTAATGGAAAAATACAAATTGAACAATCAAGCGATTGTTGAGGCTGTAGAAAGAGTGATCAAAAGAAAATAA
- a CDS encoding MBG domain-containing protein, which produces MKHIYPNRFLMAFLMLFCCFSFSLLAQTQPTPQTLPYTQDFSTLVANAIAYPLGFQGWTTSIAPGSSYNTNATIVADRSLTASSTAATNSGNVHNYDGKIGFQNSSSLDLTISLALETTGKTGITVQYDAMVIRNMYDGTSNTRISEMALQYRVGTTAAFTTLASTAYLSNTTKQITAVTTPVNPQTIKVTLPVECENQSIVQIRWISKQNSGSGGRPSFAIDNISVQNDIIAPINITGFPKIDNVLSNGFDFSTQINEIGKTYYVLLAGGSAKPSVAQIKAGLDANGNSALQADVINITDASLVYTKNIIGLNLNTNYTLYSIAEDTYGNSQADSNQLDVRTANVLVPSINTTISSLELGFSEQNFDSNTLSYQIQASNLSSGVTLTSAGNFTISKDANANFQTSLTFASTDFDANNTPSVYVRFTPNTTGSFTGQITHQSTGASDKIVSLSGIGIYPYVQDFNDVNVLSNSGWTAYSVAGNNIKWTSTSSRFNSSPAAIQINGYTEVGASKDWLISPKLRLDTFSKFPIVSFYSRKFYAGSTLKLMVSVDYDGISSPETATWTPLEGDFPTTTGVFKQSNYINLEGYKTNHTYLAWVYETITNDSNNAAEWTIDDISITNETTFLASNPNLNFGDTAPNTTSVSQSFVFKAGGYGDVTITAPANFELSADNLTFQSNVLVSEAEALLGKTIYARFAPLTKSLSLSGTLTVTATGLNQQIGSFSGSSWPKSETFDIVSYNLEFFGSDVKNTSNVEFGPTDDALQIDNVAKVMNKLNADVYVVQEVSDEPSLDILIQKLNINGKTFDKSISPAWSYSFSTPDPNFPPQKLVVLYNTQTTKVKKSRVMFTELYDNIRAGNTTLANYPGGNSSSFFASGRLPYMVDIETNIAGVKKDITIIDLHARANSGTDISKYNMRKYDVEFLKDSLDVNYPNTNFMILGDYNDDVKASVIAGNPSSYQKLVEDTDRYSALTLDISKAGSYSFLSSGGFLDHIITSNELNDEYVPNSIAVYDPRTDISNYVNTTSDHGPVIARFELKKSEQTIVFDALATKTYGDLPIELTSNSTSNLVVSFSSSDETVVKIIDGKLKIIGAGTASITASQTGNDFYLAAQNVSQSITINKAQLTINADNKTKKYKEVNPELTASYNGFVYEDTAQSLTALPTISTLADANSIAGEYAITIADAISINYSITYVNGKLTVEKLNAFPIVKQAIATQSIIISNQKEFNLLDVFSDADLDVLAYSVDIADGTIADVSLSGTTLTVLAKKAGSTLITVSANDGFGGIVSSSFTANINSNLSTIDFDLSKGFSAMAYPNPANDFVNIAVKSNSENNIQLKLYDINGRLIGSPIEFKGDSNDNIVKIQVGNLQSGFYFYTLSVENKVVFKNKLIIR; this is translated from the coding sequence ATGAAACACATCTACCCCAATCGTTTTTTAATGGCTTTTTTAATGCTATTTTGTTGCTTTTCTTTTTCACTTTTAGCACAAACACAACCAACACCACAAACTTTACCCTACACACAGGACTTTAGTACACTAGTAGCCAATGCAATTGCTTACCCATTAGGTTTTCAAGGATGGACAACAAGTATCGCCCCAGGTTCTTCCTATAATACCAATGCAACTATAGTGGCAGACAGAAGCTTAACCGCGAGTAGCACCGCAGCTACCAATAGTGGTAATGTTCATAATTATGATGGAAAAATAGGCTTTCAAAACTCTTCTTCTCTAGATTTAACTATAAGTCTTGCTTTAGAAACTACTGGAAAAACAGGAATAACTGTGCAATATGATGCTATGGTAATCCGTAATATGTATGATGGCACATCCAATACCCGCATATCCGAAATGGCTTTGCAATATAGAGTAGGTACAACTGCCGCTTTTACAACTCTTGCATCAACCGCCTATTTGAGCAATACCACCAAACAAATCACTGCAGTTACAACACCCGTGAATCCTCAAACTATAAAAGTTACATTACCTGTTGAATGCGAAAATCAAAGTATTGTTCAAATCAGGTGGATTTCTAAGCAAAATTCAGGATCAGGTGGTCGTCCTTCTTTTGCCATTGATAATATTAGTGTACAAAATGACATTATCGCTCCTATAAACATAACGGGCTTTCCAAAAATAGATAATGTACTTTCTAATGGATTTGACTTTTCAACTCAAATAAACGAAATAGGAAAAACATATTATGTTCTTTTGGCAGGAGGAAGTGCTAAACCAAGTGTTGCACAAATTAAAGCTGGTTTGGATGCTAACGGAAACTCTGCATTGCAAGCTGATGTGATTAACATTACTGATGCATCTTTAGTTTATACAAAAAATATTATTGGCCTTAATCTAAATACAAACTATACCCTTTACTCCATTGCTGAAGATACTTATGGAAATAGTCAAGCAGATAGCAATCAACTTGATGTTAGGACTGCCAATGTACTGGTTCCTTCAATAAACACAACAATCAGCTCCTTGGAATTAGGTTTTTCTGAGCAAAATTTTGATTCAAATACCCTAAGTTATCAAATACAAGCATCTAATCTTTCAAGTGGTGTAACTCTTACTTCAGCTGGAAATTTCACCATTTCGAAAGACGCAAATGCTAATTTTCAAACCTCATTAACTTTTGCTTCAACAGATTTTGATGCTAATAATACACCAAGTGTTTATGTGCGTTTTACTCCCAACACAACTGGCAGTTTCACAGGACAAATAACGCACCAATCAACAGGAGCCTCGGATAAAATAGTTTCTTTGTCAGGTATTGGTATCTATCCTTATGTTCAAGATTTTAATGATGTAAATGTTTTATCAAACAGTGGCTGGACAGCTTACAGTGTAGCTGGAAATAATATTAAATGGACAAGTACTAGCAGTCGTTTTAATAGTTCACCAGCAGCAATCCAAATAAATGGTTATACCGAAGTTGGGGCCAGTAAGGATTGGTTAATCTCACCTAAATTGCGTTTAGATACCTTTTCTAAATTCCCAATTGTGTCATTTTACTCCCGTAAATTTTATGCTGGTTCTACTTTAAAATTAATGGTTTCTGTAGATTATGATGGAATAAGTAGCCCAGAAACTGCTACCTGGACACCACTAGAAGGAGATTTTCCAACCACAACAGGTGTTTTTAAACAATCCAATTACATTAATCTGGAAGGGTATAAAACAAACCATACCTATTTGGCTTGGGTTTATGAAACAATTACAAATGATTCAAATAATGCTGCAGAATGGACCATTGACGATATTAGCATTACCAATGAAACTACTTTTTTAGCTTCAAACCCCAATTTAAATTTTGGTGATACGGCTCCTAACACAACCTCTGTTAGTCAGTCTTTTGTGTTTAAAGCTGGAGGATATGGTGATGTTACAATTACAGCTCCTGCTAATTTTGAACTATCTGCAGACAATCTTACTTTTCAGTCTAATGTATTAGTTTCTGAAGCTGAAGCATTACTTGGCAAAACCATTTATGCTCGATTTGCACCTTTAACTAAATCTTTAAGCCTATCGGGTACTTTGACGGTTACTGCTACAGGGCTGAACCAACAAATAGGATCTTTTTCTGGTTCTTCTTGGCCAAAATCAGAAACTTTTGATATCGTTTCTTATAACCTAGAATTTTTTGGAAGTGATGTGAAAAACACAAGCAACGTTGAATTTGGCCCAACAGACGATGCTTTACAAATTGACAATGTTGCCAAAGTAATGAACAAATTAAATGCAGATGTTTACGTTGTTCAAGAAGTTTCAGACGAACCTTCACTGGATATTTTAATTCAAAAATTGAATATCAATGGTAAAACTTTTGACAAATCAATTTCACCTGCATGGTCGTATTCATTCAGTACACCAGATCCTAATTTTCCTCCACAAAAACTAGTGGTACTTTATAATACCCAAACTACAAAAGTTAAAAAATCAAGAGTGATGTTTACTGAATTATACGATAACATTCGTGCAGGAAACACAACTTTGGCTAATTATCCAGGTGGTAATAGTAGTAGCTTTTTTGCTTCAGGACGTTTGCCTTATATGGTGGATATTGAAACTAATATAGCTGGTGTAAAAAAAGACATTACAATTATCGACCTTCATGCCCGTGCCAACAGCGGAACTGACATCTCAAAATACAATATGAGAAAGTATGATGTCGAGTTCTTAAAAGACAGTTTGGATGTCAATTATCCGAATACCAATTTCATGATTTTAGGAGATTATAATGATGATGTAAAAGCTTCTGTAATTGCTGGAAATCCTTCTTCATACCAAAAATTAGTAGAAGATACTGATCGCTATAGTGCATTGACTTTAGATATTAGCAAAGCGGGTTCTTATAGTTTTTTAAGTTCAGGAGGTTTTCTAGATCATATTATTACTTCGAATGAATTAAATGATGAATATGTTCCAAATTCAATAGCCGTTTATGACCCGCGAACTGATATTTCAAACTATGTAAACACTACTTCCGATCACGGTCCAGTAATTGCTCGTTTTGAGTTAAAAAAATCAGAACAAACTATTGTATTTGATGCTTTAGCAACAAAAACGTACGGTGACCTTCCGATTGAATTAACGTCAAATTCAACTTCTAACTTAGTCGTTTCTTTTAGTAGTTCAGATGAAACTGTAGTAAAAATAATTGACGGAAAGTTAAAAATTATAGGAGCTGGAACGGCTTCAATAACGGCTTCACAAACCGGAAATGACTTTTATTTAGCAGCTCAAAATGTTTCTCAAAGCATTACAATTAATAAAGCTCAGTTGACAATTAATGCTGATAATAAAACAAAAAAATACAAAGAAGTAAATCCAGAATTGACAGCTTCCTATAATGGTTTTGTATATGAAGATACCGCTCAGTCGTTGACTGCTTTGCCTACAATAAGTACTCTAGCCGATGCTAATTCTATTGCAGGTGAATATGCAATCACTATTGCCGATGCTATTTCGATAAACTATAGCATCACTTATGTAAATGGGAAATTGACTGTAGAAAAACTAAATGCTTTCCCAATAGTTAAACAAGCAATTGCAACACAATCGATCATCATTTCTAATCAAAAAGAATTCAATCTACTAGATGTATTTTCGGATGCTGATCTTGATGTATTAGCGTATTCCGTAGACATAGCTGACGGAACTATTGCTGATGTTTCCCTTTCTGGAACAACCTTAACAGTTTTAGCAAAAAAAGCAGGTTCAACGTTGATTACCGTTAGTGCCAATGATGGTTTTGGAGGTATCGTAAGCTCTTCATTTACGGCAAATATCAATTCCAATTTATCGACTATAGATTTTGATTTATCAAAAGGATTTTCAGCAATGGCCTATCCAAATCCTGCAAATGATTTTGTTAATATAGCTGTTAAATCAAATAGCGAAAATAATATTCAATTGAAACTTTACGATATAAACGGTAGATTAATTGGATCTCCTATTGAATTCAAAGGAGATTCGAATGATAACATCGTTAAAATACAAGTTGGTAATTTACAATCGGGCTTTTATTTTTACACTTTAAGTGTTGAAAATAAAGTAGTATTCAAAAACAAACTAATAATTAGATAA
- a CDS encoding carboxypeptidase-like regulatory domain-containing protein: MKRNLYISFLFFSVLSSCSSHKTTVVTKTKIITGFVFYESDKQPVPGANINVKGSKTKKTISDFDGKFEIETKKGEVLLISFVGMEDREIIIDSINYYEVILKPYTRPKSRQAKRYIKRETRKNGGYYVFPD, translated from the coding sequence ATGAAAAGGAATCTCTACATATCATTTTTGTTTTTCTCAGTTTTGTCATCTTGTTCATCACATAAAACAACTGTAGTTACAAAAACTAAAATAATCACAGGTTTTGTGTTTTACGAATCAGATAAACAACCAGTTCCAGGTGCTAATATAAATGTAAAAGGTTCTAAAACAAAAAAAACAATAAGTGATTTTGATGGAAAATTTGAAATAGAGACAAAAAAAGGAGAAGTTTTGCTTATTAGTTTTGTTGGTATGGAAGATAGGGAAATCATTATCGATTCCATAAATTATTATGAAGTTATTTTAAAACCATACACACGTCCCAAGTCCCGACAAGCAAAACGTTATATAAAACGTGAAACAAGAAAAAATGGAGGATATTATGTTTTTCCTGATTAG
- a CDS encoding rhodanese-like domain-containing protein, which produces MIKTLQKLFGFGATVDYADLVKKGAIILDVRSKGEYAGGHIKGSINIPVDVLKNNLTQLKDKNKTIITCCASGMRSASAKSILKTHGFTDVHNGGGWSSLKNKI; this is translated from the coding sequence ATGATTAAGACACTTCAAAAATTATTCGGTTTCGGAGCAACTGTAGACTATGCTGATCTTGTCAAAAAAGGCGCCATTATCCTTGACGTTAGAAGCAAAGGCGAATATGCCGGCGGACACATCAAAGGTTCCATAAACATTCCTGTAGATGTTTTAAAAAACAATTTGACTCAATTGAAAGACAAAAACAAAACCATCATTACCTGTTGTGCCTCTGGAATGCGAAGCGCATCAGCAAAAAGCATCTTGAAAACCCATGGATTTACTGATGTCCATAATGGTGGTGGATGGAGTAGCCTAAAAAATAAAATCTAA
- a CDS encoding OsmC family protein, which translates to MEAHYYNVDLNWIADRKGVISSPELQQTIEVATPPEFPKGIEGIWSPEHLLTAAVNSCFMTTFLAIAENSKLEFISFNCKSKGKLEQIDGKFLITEVILEPTLIITKESDKDRAERVLQKSEAACLVSNSIKSKIILIPTIQF; encoded by the coding sequence ATGGAAGCACACTATTATAACGTAGATCTAAATTGGATAGCCGATAGAAAAGGAGTAATTTCATCTCCGGAACTCCAACAAACTATTGAAGTGGCCACGCCTCCAGAATTTCCAAAAGGAATAGAAGGCATTTGGTCACCAGAACATTTATTGACTGCTGCCGTAAATAGTTGCTTTATGACTACTTTTTTGGCTATTGCCGAAAATTCAAAATTAGAATTCATTAGTTTTAATTGTAAATCAAAAGGCAAACTGGAACAAATAGACGGTAAATTTTTAATAACCGAAGTAATCCTCGAACCTACACTAATAATCACAAAAGAATCTGATAAAGATAGAGCCGAAAGAGTTTTACAAAAATCGGAAGCTGCTTGTTTAGTATCCAATTCCATAAAATCAAAAATCATATTGATTCCTACAATCCAATTTTAA